AGACAGTGTGAGCGCGCTGTTTTCCGGATGATCTGTATCTTCCGTCATCCGAAGCGCGATCGCACCAGTACCGAACTTCTTGTTAAGCTGGGCATTGATGGCAGACACCACGCCCTCACGGGTCTTGTAGGTGGTACTCTCCTTCCGTCCCTCTAAGGTGACCGATACCTCCTGATTGTCCACCATGAAAGTAAACACTGCGTCTTCCCCGGCATAGAGGGACTGCTGGAGCTGGTCTAAACCAGCCAGTGCGTCGTCGGGTGCTGTCGCCGACGCTGTCTTCATATCATGTGACAGCAGAGAAGACTGGACGCCTTTGGCCTGCACGCCGAACATGGTTGTCAGAAGGTTTCCGTAGGTCTGGGACATGGAGATATTGCCTATCTCACCGGTATTTGACGACTGCATGATAAATTTATCAGCCGCCGATGAATAGGAAACAGTCACGCCTGCGCCGCTGTTGTTGATCGCGCTGATAACCTCGCTCAGGGTGGAATCCCCTGTAAGCCCATCGATCTTTACGCCGTTTATCTCAAACTCATACCGTCCGCCCTGAAGCGGTGTTTTAAAGTTCATATCCTTTAGAGCCATACCATAGGCAAGCTTGTTGGAGAACCCGCCCTCGAAACCCAGGTGCTTAATGGTGTCCGGTTCTCCTGCCACAGATTCTATGATCACACGGCGGGAGGACTCTATTGGTGTACCTGCACTGACGGGTTTGCCTGAGGGATCGGTTTCCAGCTTGACCAGCTCCATCTTGTCGCCCGCATCCACATTCATGCCCACAGATGTTCCGAAATTACGGTAAAGTGCCTGGTTGATATTGTCCAACACTTCCTTTTGCTTTGTCGAATCTGTGTCGGCGCCATCCACCCCGGCAAACGAAATGACTTTATTGACTCCATCTAAGGTAATGGAAAATGAGTAAGTTTTAGTTGAATCAGAAAACTGGCTCAGATCTGCATTCTGCCCCACTGCGTCGCCGGTCACTACATCCCCTGATTTCACTGTACATGCAGTTGCAAGCTGTTTCACTGCATCGATGGTCATGCCCTTCACCGCATTGGCCGCTACGGAATTGACCTTCACAGCGGAAGAACTGCTGACGCCGGACATGGTATTGTACAGGCTGTTGCTGAGAAGGTTCGTATTCCCCGAACCGTAATATGAAAAATATTTATCGCTGAAACTGTTGATATTGGTGATCAGTTTGCGGTAAATATCCTGTTTCCACTCTAACTGCTGCTTCGTTCCCATCTGTTTGTCGATCTTGGTCTGGGTGCCGGCAAGCATACTTTCCACAATACTTTCCGTATCCATCCCGGAAGCAAGGCCGGACATATAATTCCTGCCCCCTGCGCTGACTGTATTAATTGAAGATGCCATGTTTGCTCCCCCTATCTTTTCTTATCATAGAGCATTCCCTTGCTGCCCTGGTCCATCTGTTTTAAATAACCGGTAAATTTCGTGTTTGCATTGTTCTGGCGTATTTTCTCTTTAAGGGACACGGCTGCTTTTGCCAGCCGCTCCTGCGCCAGCCCATCCAGCTCCCGGATCCTGCTGATCACGGTATAGAGCGCCTGGCTCTCGTCAAAGAGCAGGCGTTCCTCTTCGCTTAAGCTGCTGTAATCACAGCGGTTTTTCATAATCTCGTGCGCACGTTTCCCCGCGTCTGAACGAAGACGTATGTCTTCCGCTTTGGCGTCGATGGAATTGATCTTCTGGATCAGATCATCCCGGGCAGTGATTGCATCAGCGATCCCTTCTGTATCCTCGGCCTGTGTGGAGACCAGCTTCTGAGTCTCCAACTCGTATAGCAGGAACAGTTCTGTTTTGTCTTTTACAAGCTCCCGCATCGGTTCAATCATGTGTGTCCTCCCGGGTCTCTTCCCCGTCCTCCCCGGTCAGGGGGCGAAGGTTCCTGGATAACTGGAATACTTTCAACAGATCCACCTTATCGGATGCTTCCCGGTTGTTTTCTACGGTCAGATATAACTCCGTTCGGCTGATCTTCATATGCTCCGGAGCGGAGATGCCAAGCCGCACCTTATCGCCCTTTATATCGGCTACAAAGATCTCGATATCGTCACCGATTTTGATCGATTCACCCTTTTTTCTGGACAGAATCAGCATACGTCCTTCCCCTCTCCTTCCGCGAATATGGGCTGACGTATGGGATAATCCTGATCCAGGATCACCTGTACCGCCAGATTCGTTTTGTGGTTTATAATGACCGGGCTTTTTAAGTTTACAGTGGATTTGCGGAAGGTCTCTCCGATCACCATCAGTACCCAGCAGTCCAGATCATCCTCCGGGACCGCCTGGAGCATGATCAGCACATCCTGCATCACAACTGGCGCGTAGTCTTTTTTTACTTCCAGCGGATTCAGCATGATAAAGCAGACATATTTCTGCTCTATGGACTGAAGCCAGCAGATTCCATTGCCCATGTTGGAATCATTGACCAAAACATACTGGGTGTATTCTTCAAATCCAAATATAGGCTGTTTAAATGTGATAATATTTTTTTCTTCAATCTCAAGGAACCCAAAATCTCTGGTCTCTATCTTCAACTTTGCCGCCTCCAACTGTTTTTGTCTCGCTGCCATTCATTTACTCTTCGTATGACGGGTTTGCGCTGGGCGGAACATACATCGGTTCCCCCACATATTCAATCTCCACCTTCGGATACTGCTCAACATTGACATTCAGCTCTCCCGGTATGTAAACGGCTGGCTTCGTCTCTGTCTGAGGGTGGAACTCCACCTGGGCAGGCGTATAATCGATGGCAAGGTCTGCCGGTGTCCAGCTGATATCCGGTCCCACGGCCGGAAGGTAGGTAAATCCTGTGGTCACATTGGACTGGGCAAGCATCTGGTTTTTCATGATATCCGCCACAGTGATCCCGTCCTGGATCTGCATCATCTGATTGCCTATGCGGGAATATTGTGCCGTGGCATCCGATGCTGCCTTCAGCCCTTCCTGGGCTGCATCCCGCATCAGCCCTTTTGCCGTTTTAAACCCCAGGCTGTCCCTCGCACGGGAGGAATCAATATTCACTTTAATATTCTCGGATCTCATGTTCAAATGTCCCGGCGTCTGGATGATCCCGGCCTCCGGGTCCGGTATCTGGCTCTCAAGCCTTGCCCTCTGGGATGTCATGGACAGCTTTATGGGAGTCGTCGTAATCTTTAAAACGTTCATACTACTGGCACCTCCTGAACCGTTATTTCATAAAATCAAAAATAGATGGCGGAATGATACTGGAGCCAAGCTGCAGGGTTACCATCCATGCAGATTCATAGGATTTGTTATTCACTGCTTCTGTCTCCAGATTTACCCCTTCCAGACTCTGCTGGCGCTTCTTTAGATTCACCAGCCCGGTCTCAAGCCGTTCCTGGGTGCGCTCCAAAAGTTTTTCCCGTGTTCCCAGCTCTGACGTGGCGATGGAAGCATTGCTCTGCTTCTCCTTTAGATGGCTGAGGGTATCAAGCGCCCCCTCTTTGTCTCCGGCCTTCAGCTGTTCTTCTATCTTTCCCACGAGACTGTATAAATTGTTGGGCAGCCCGTTGGCATCTTTCCCATACCCCAGGACATCTGCTCCTGATGTTGAAATCTGTATCCCGGACTTCGCATTGGCCTTTCCATCCGCGTAGTTTCCAAATCCCACATCCAGATATACCGGCTTGTTTTCCGTGAACCAGGTATCGGGATCGTTTTTGTCATAGTCATCTACAGGTTTGCCGTTAAAAAGCAGCTCCCCGTCTGTACCCAGGGTAAACGGCGGTTCATCGTTGCCGGACCCGGAAAACAGGTATTTTTCTCCATATTTGGCGTTCATCGTCTGCAGGATCTCATCCTTCAGTCCTCCCAGCTCCTCCGCTATGGCATTTAAGGATGCCTGGTCTGTGGTTCCGCCCGCCCTGGTGGCCTTCTCATAAATGGTGTCCAGGATAGAATGAACGGCAGTGATATTGGAATCCGCTGTCTCCAGCTCTCCCACTGCATTCTCCACAGTCCTGATATGCTCTTCCGACGCAGCGATCTGAGTACGGATCGCAAATGCCTTAGAAGCGGTTGCCGGATCTTCGGACACATGGTTATACTGACGCCGGGACGAAAGCTTTAGATTGGAATTCGAAAGATTGGCAATGTTTTTCTGAAGATTCCGGTTATATGTTGTTGTCATCATTTTTTCTGTTATTCTCATTGCTCCTCCTTAACGGCCCACCAGCCCCATCTGATTGATGATCATATCCAGCTGCTCGTCCATGGTTGTCATCAGCCTGCCGATCGCCTGATATGCTTTATTATAGGTCATCATATTTATGCCTTCTTCGTTCAGCGACACACCGGATACTCCCATCCGGTCCGAGTCAATGCTGTCAGCCATCGCCAATGCAGTTTCAAGCCTGCCGGAATTGGTCTTGGCATTGCTGCCCAACGTGCCTGTATAGAAAGTGACAAATTCACTGAAGGTCCCGCTGAACTCGCCTCCGAAATCAAAATCCTTAACAAGCGCTTTCTTCATGTCTGAAATATCTGTGTTATCGCCGCTCCCGTCCGGATTGTTTTTCCGGATCACATAGGAAGGATCATCTGCCCATTTAGAACTGATGGATATGCTGCCTGCGGTGATCTCACCGCTCACATCCCCCTCCAGAAGAACCTTATATTTGTCCGGAAACGGGCTCTCATCATCATGGACGATGTTGTTGAACGTATTGGCAAAACTCTTTGCAAAATTGTCCAGCTGCCTCTGATAATACGGAATCCCGGGACTGATGGCATTATCGCCGGTCAGGGTCTCCAAAAATCCCGCTATGGCTCCTTTGCCCAGATCGGTGGATTTCCCATCACTGGCCCAGCTTAAGGATGTGCCGTCATTGCCAAGCCGGAGGGTATCGCAGGTATAAGACCCGCCCATAGAGTCCACAACAACCTTGCCGTCCAGCTTCACCTGGATCTTCCCCTCGTCCAAGGATACCACTTCCACCTTCCCGTAACGGGAAAGGTCATCCAGGATTAAGTTCCTCTGGTCCAAAAGATCATTGGGCCCATAGTTGACCCCATCATAATCATCGTTGACAAACACCTCGTGTGCAATGGTACGGTTCAGTTCAGACAGCTGCGCCAGGCTTGTGTTGATCTCATCTACAGCTGACGCCAGGTCGTCCTTGGTCTGGCTTATGACGGTCTTTAGATTGTTATCGTATTCGTTGAGGATCTGTGTGACGCTCTTAAATGCATTCATCACAATGTTGGCATGGGTCTCGCCGTCGGGTGTGGAACTGAAATCCGCCAGAGCCTGGGAAAGCTCCGTAAGCGCATCCATGATTCCGCTCCCATCCACCTCAGGGTCGCTCAAAACAGCCTCCACCTGCTCCATAATGGCTGCTTTCTGGTCGTAATAGCCCACCTCGCTGTACTGTTGGCGGAACTTGCTGTCCAGATAGGGGTTGCGGATCTGGCTGACCCCTCTGGCATCAACGCCCTGCCCTGCCAGGGGAACCGAGCTGTGATTGAACCGGTCCGTACCGTAAACCTGTACGCTGACCGTGTCCAGCCTCTGTCTGGTATATCCTTTGGTCTCAAGGTTGCTTAAGTTGTTTCCGACGATATCCATCGCCTTCTGGTTGACCATCAGGCCTCTCTTGGCTGTCTCCAGCCCCATAAATGTTGGTCTCACTTTTTCACGCTCCTGGTTTTCTGATCTGTTTTCTGGTTCAGGCTTTTTTCTCAAAGTTCAATCCGGCAGGCCTGGCGGCCCGGCCGTATATCCCGGTCGGATTGGCGGCTAAACGTCCGTCCACGCCCATCCGTTCCAACTCGTCCTTCGCCAGCTTTTCCGCTTTTTCATTGTAAAATCGGATATTGCCTATGGCGCCGTCCAGCCGCCTGTAAAGCTCCAGCAGTTCCTTCTGTTCTGCGCCCTCTGCACCCTCTGCGATCTCCTTTAGGGTACTGTTCCCGAAGCCCAGTGACGAAAACAAGGCTCTGCGCCGGTTCTCCAGATTTTCAAGCTGCTTATCCATCGCCTGCTGCATCATAATGGAGGCTTCGATCTTTTCCAGCTTCTTCGTCATCAAAAGCCCCAGCTTCTCGACCTGTGTCTGCTCCATCTTTTCAAAAAATTCCGTATATTCCCGCAGGAACTCCAATAACTGGTCCATTTCGATTCCCCCTCTACAGTCCGCTCATAAGCCGCTTGGCAATCAGATCCGCAGACACTTCATAGGTGCCGTTTGCCACCTGGTTCTTGAGCTGCGCGATCCGTTCCGGGGAAGCCCCCTCGTTCATGGACTTTCCAAGCGCTGAAGCAAAAGAGGATGCCTCGCTCTTTCTTGCGCCTCCACTGCTGATGCAGATGGCGTCACTGCGGTTCTTAAGCTCCCCCGATGCCGGGATGGAAATGCTTTTCTCCGGAAGCTTGCCGCTGTTTACCGCATTCTGGTATATCGAATAATTCCTTGTGATCTTCATATCCATAAACCCGACTTCCTTTCTATGTGAACAATCATTTTTTTCTCTATTATAGTTATCGGACGCAATTCAAAAAAGTTTAGTGTTTTTATAAAAAAAATCACAGGCAGTCCATGCCCGCTTTCGCGGCGTCTGCCTGTGTCCTCCTGCACCTAATGACGAGGTTCTTTTTTTACCAGGAGAATAGCCTGGACCAGTGCGCTGGTCACTTCAGAGCCATAGCTCTCCTCCACCATTTTCCTGCGGTCTTTGTCATCTTTTTCCATGACTACATAACGCGGCTGAAGCCGGTTTAATGCCAACGCGGCGATATCTTTCTTACAACGGTTGCATTTACAGCAGTTAAACCGGACCAGTGTTGCGTCCAGCTTTTCAAATACGATATCCTCCATCAGATTCACAAGGATCATCTCGCGCTTCTCCTGGAAAGGAAGCGGCACTGACGCCCGTCCAATGGCCCTCGCCATCCCTGCCGCCGTAGGCATGGTCATAGCCGAAGCGGACGATATCCCCTGGGAAGCCAGGGCAGGCTCCTCCGGCTCCGGCGCTGTTTTCCGCGCCGCGGTCGGCATGATCTTCTGATACATAAGCTCTTTGTCTATCTCTGTTCTCGTCTTAGCCATCTATCCCAAGCCTCCCCGCCAGCAGTTCCTCCGCCAGCTGCTCGTAATCCAGGACCGCGTTGCAGCGCGGCGCATACTCCAGCAGTGATTTCTGCAGGGACTGGGCCTCCCGGAGCGCTACGCTCTCGCGGATACAGGTGTTTAAAAAGGGCATCCCAAGATCCGCTGCCACCATCTCCACAGTGCCTGTCACTTCCCTGCTGAACCGGGTCCTGGGATTGTGTTTGGTCAGGAAGATCCCCAGATGCTCGATCTCCTGGTTGCAGTAGATCCGCACCCTCCGGATCGTATCGTCCAGCTGCGTGATCCCCTGAAGGCTGAAAATATCCGACAGCATGGGCACCAGAACATAATCCGCCGCTGTAAAGGCATTGACCGTCAGGATACCCAGCGCAGGCGGGGAGTCAATAAAGATGAAGTCGTACTCCGGCTTCAGAGACTCCAATGCCCGCTTCAGGAGGAATTCTCTCTGTGTGCCGGTAAATTCCAGTTCAATGCTGCTGAGGAGGATATTGGAAGGGATCAGATCCACCAGCGTTGTCCTCTGGACCGCAAATCTCGGTTTGATCTCTTCCTTGAGCACCTCGTAAATAGTAGCGCTACCATCTGTCACCGCCCCCATGCTGAAGCTTAAATTCCCCTGCGGGTCCATGTCCACAGCCAGCACACGGTACCCCTTTGCCTTAAAAATAGCAGCCAGGGCATAGACCGATGTGGTCTTCCCTACGCCGCCTTTCTGATTGGACAAAACAATGGTCTTTGCCATATGTAAAACCCCCGACCGATTAATCTTTTTATTAATTTTCTACAAATCTCTGCATAAAATGACACTGGTTTTATTATAGCAAGAAAACCATAAACATACAAATAGATTTTGACGCCAAAACCCTTAAAACCCCACAAAAAATCCGCCCCGTAAAACTGCTGCGGGGCGGAGAAGATTTAAAACAATATTGACCTGTCCTGTACAGACTATAATTACTGCA
This portion of the Clostridium sp. AN503 genome encodes:
- the fliD gene encoding flagellar filament capping protein FliD, with product MASSINTVSAGGRNYMSGLASGMDTESIVESMLAGTQTKIDKQMGTKQQLEWKQDIYRKLITNINSFSDKYFSYYGSGNTNLLSNSLYNTMSGVSSSSAVKVNSVAANAVKGMTIDAVKQLATACTVKSGDVVTGDAVGQNADLSQFSDSTKTYSFSITLDGVNKVISFAGVDGADTDSTKQKEVLDNINQALYRNFGTSVGMNVDAGDKMELVKLETDPSGKPVSAGTPIESSRRVIIESVAGEPDTIKHLGFEGGFSNKLAYGMALKDMNFKTPLQGGRYEFEINGVKIDGLTGDSTLSEVISAINNSGAGVTVSYSSAADKFIMQSSNTGEIGNISMSQTYGNLLTTMFGVQAKGVQSSLLSHDMKTASATAPDDALAGLDQLQQSLYAGEDAVFTFMVDNQEVSVTLEGRKESTTYKTREGVVSAINAQLNKKFGTGAIALRMTEDTDHPENSALTLSSAEHKIEFVADHMGAFATLGFETGSNLLDDNAKLADYGITGSLSYTSKDTAGNEVVKTFTVGADTKVSDLKACLEEAFATTTADSTTVNAVVEYNDGRFNVDNLNGKKLTGSLAGVLFGTENLDFPAGTSSVTTQGKNSIITVDGTDIVRNTNTYEIDGITIELTAKSDTAINLTTSRDTDKIVDSLKGFVDDYNKLIEELNGYLKEESTYKKYPPLTDAQKKEMSDREIELWEEKSKQGLLRNDSNISSFLSDMRMTLYNTVESAGLALYDIGIETSSNWKDNGKLIIDEDTLRQAVTSNADSICKLFTDKEQGIAVKLQQVIKDTANVSSASPGTMVSYAGTKDVLTTSNTLYQEMKSITKTLSNLNKKYTQERERYWKQFTAMEQAISNMNSQSSWLSQQFSS
- the csrA gene encoding carbon storage regulator CsrA translates to MLILSRKKGESIKIGDDIEIFVADIKGDKVRLGISAPEHMKISRTELYLTVENNREASDKVDLLKVFQLSRNLRPLTGEDGEETREDTHD
- a CDS encoding flagellar assembly protein FliW; the encoded protein is MAARQKQLEAAKLKIETRDFGFLEIEEKNIITFKQPIFGFEEYTQYVLVNDSNMGNGICWLQSIEQKYVCFIMLNPLEVKKDYAPVVMQDVLIMLQAVPEDDLDCWVLMVIGETFRKSTVNLKSPVIINHKTNLAVQVILDQDYPIRQPIFAEGEGKDVC
- a CDS encoding DUF6470 family protein, giving the protein MNVLKITTTPIKLSMTSQRARLESQIPDPEAGIIQTPGHLNMRSENIKVNIDSSRARDSLGFKTAKGLMRDAAQEGLKAASDATAQYSRIGNQMMQIQDGITVADIMKNQMLAQSNVTTGFTYLPAVGPDISWTPADLAIDYTPAQVEFHPQTETKPAVYIPGELNVNVEQYPKVEIEYVGEPMYVPPSANPSYEE
- the flgK gene encoding flagellar hook-associated protein FlgK → MRPTFMGLETAKRGLMVNQKAMDIVGNNLSNLETKGYTRQRLDTVSVQVYGTDRFNHSSVPLAGQGVDARGVSQIRNPYLDSKFRQQYSEVGYYDQKAAIMEQVEAVLSDPEVDGSGIMDALTELSQALADFSSTPDGETHANIVMNAFKSVTQILNEYDNNLKTVISQTKDDLASAVDEINTSLAQLSELNRTIAHEVFVNDDYDGVNYGPNDLLDQRNLILDDLSRYGKVEVVSLDEGKIQVKLDGKVVVDSMGGSYTCDTLRLGNDGTSLSWASDGKSTDLGKGAIAGFLETLTGDNAISPGIPYYQRQLDNFAKSFANTFNNIVHDDESPFPDKYKVLLEGDVSGEITAGSISISSKWADDPSYVIRKNNPDGSGDNTDISDMKKALVKDFDFGGEFSGTFSEFVTFYTGTLGSNAKTNSGRLETALAMADSIDSDRMGVSGVSLNEEGINMMTYNKAYQAIGRLMTTMDEQLDMIINQMGLVGR
- the flgN gene encoding flagellar export chaperone FlgN, whose translation is MDQLLEFLREYTEFFEKMEQTQVEKLGLLMTKKLEKIEASIMMQQAMDKQLENLENRRRALFSSLGFGNSTLKEIAEGAEGAEQKELLELYRRLDGAIGNIRFYNEKAEKLAKDELERMGVDGRLAANPTGIYGRAARPAGLNFEKKA
- a CDS encoding flagellar biosynthesis anti-sigma factor FlgM; the encoded protein is MDMKITRNYSIYQNAVNSGKLPEKSISIPASGELKNRSDAICISSGGARKSEASSFASALGKSMNEGASPERIAQLKNQVANGTYEVSADLIAKRLMSGL
- a CDS encoding late competence development ComFB family protein, with protein sequence MAKTRTEIDKELMYQKIMPTAARKTAPEPEEPALASQGISSASAMTMPTAAGMARAIGRASVPLPFQEKREMILVNLMEDIVFEKLDATLVRFNCCKCNRCKKDIAALALNRLQPRYVVMEKDDKDRRKMVEESYGSEVTSALVQAILLVKKEPRH
- a CDS encoding ParA family protein, giving the protein MAKTIVLSNQKGGVGKTTSVYALAAIFKAKGYRVLAVDMDPQGNLSFSMGAVTDGSATIYEVLKEEIKPRFAVQRTTLVDLIPSNILLSSIELEFTGTQREFLLKRALESLKPEYDFIFIDSPPALGILTVNAFTAADYVLVPMLSDIFSLQGITQLDDTIRRVRIYCNQEIEHLGIFLTKHNPRTRFSREVTGTVEMVAADLGMPFLNTCIRESVALREAQSLQKSLLEYAPRCNAVLDYEQLAEELLAGRLGIDG